One window of Paralichthys olivaceus isolate ysfri-2021 chromosome 20, ASM2471397v2, whole genome shotgun sequence genomic DNA carries:
- the tshz1 gene encoding teashirt homolog 1 isoform X2 produces MPRRKQQAPRRSVAYGPDDELAVDKIDEEEHLQDDGLSLDGQDADYLFNDDEDGRDHYSCQNSPLSNGTNPDAGYASPLSTTSDPLVDLKTMSSSNDGQDKLEEKLEESAESINGLSLQDSLTKMKAVYANLISDASWSSIALDMLKQGNNFAASNGNGSNHKGSNGFLNSHSPGNIHAKGRCSSSNASATTNITTSSTTTRTVSSSSNSGTSVSSGSAGGLAYDWHQAALAKTLQHTPYQLLPEPSLFSTVQLYRQNNKLYGPVFTGASKFRCKDCSAAYDTLVGLTVHMNETGHYRDDNKDKEDDRSKKWSKPRKRSLLEMEGKEDAQKVLKCMYCGHSFESLQDLSVHMIKTKHYQKVPLKEPMPALTSKLVPPTKKRAFQDLMSPSSPESVSSGILMGESPKDQKMANPYVTPNNRYGYQNGASYTWQFEARKAQILKCMECGSSHDTLQQLTAHMMVTGHFLKVTNSASKKGKQLVFDPVIEEKIQSIPLPPTTTRLPAPNGKSQTDSPLPPSSPEDRNERDEDMEEEKIELREPEKKIKEEKEDPPEKDDKPRKAISYQYLREEDLEETPKGGFDILKSLENTVSSAISKAQTGTPTWGGYTSIHAAYQLQGSFRSTLPSSAQVQPLFSSNSLKALSSDLGTLIHSPNSPSPPPSHKNNVLAMEELVAKVTGKRSVKNEKEEKPVDNKSRSVKSPLTNLKDKRASPNPDNISKVLKTSAAEDQTESRGKDGQQTERKVERQIKSEVDSPKKPVSNGCNNLSIITDHSPEQPLVNPLSALQSIMNNHLGKASKVSTPFSDPFSMLHKINSNSAQIKSAEPVSQSHEEEDDQPMDLTKSKNTNGSTTKGTSTSPQNNSSNNSKPAFRSFSQSSSPPLRENALMDISDMVKNLTGRLTPKSTTPSSISEKSDIDSCTFEDGLEELSPIQRRKGRQSNWNPQHLLILQAQFVSSLRETPEGKFVISDLGPQERVHICKFTGLSMTTISHWLANVKYQLKRTGGTKFLKNIDSGQPLFLCSDCASQFRTPSSYIHHLESHLGFTLKDLSKLSIDLLEQQAVSRIEDKTFSLSPSGLTEEDTGSIYQCKLCNRTFVSKHAIKLHLCKTHGKSPEDHLIFVKELEKCDK; encoded by the coding sequence cTTATGGACCTGATGACGAACTTGCAGTGGACAAAATTGATGAAGAGGAACATCTGCAGGATGATGGCCTCTCTCTGGATGGTCAAGACGCAGACTATCTGTTCAATGACGACGAGGATGGAAGAGATCATTACAGCTGCCAAAACTCCCCACTCAGCAATGGCACTAACCCAGATGCAGGTTATGCCTCCCCACTCAGTACCACCAGTGATCCATTAGTGGACCTTAAGACCATGTCTTCCTCAAATGATGGTCAAGACAAGCTAGAGGAGAAGCTAGAGGAGAGTGCAGAGTCCATCAATGGCCTCTCACTACAGGACAGTCTGACTAAAATGAAAGCCGTCTATGCAAACCTGATCTCGGATGCCTCCTGGTCCAGCATTGCTCTGGACATGCTTAAACAAGGGAACAATTTTGCTGCTAGCAACGGTAATGGGAGCAATCACAAAGGGAGCAATGGGTTCCTGAATAGTCACAGCCCAGGGAACATCCATGCAAAAGGCAGATGTAGCAGTAGCAATGCCTCAGCCACTACTAATATTACCACCAGCAGTACCACCACGAGAACAGTGtcaagcagcagcaacagtggcACTAGTGTAAGTTCTGGCAGCGCAGGAGGATTAGCCTATGACTGGCACCAGGCAGCATTGGCCAAAACTCTACAGCATACTCCATACCAACTCCTTCCTGAGCCTAGCCTTTTCAGCACTGTGCAGCTttacagacaaaataataaGCTCTATGGCCCGGTGTTTACAGGTGCCAGTAAGTTCAGGTGCAAGGACTGCAGTGCGGCCTATGACACTTTAGTTGGCCTGACAGTGCATATGAATGAGACAGGCCATTACCGTGATGACAATAAGGATAAAGAGGATGATCGAAGCAAGAAGTGGTCCAAGCCACGCAAGCGTTCCCTGTTAGAGATGGAAGGCAAGGAAGATGCCCAGAAAGTTCTGAAATGCATGTACTGTGGCCACTCTTTTGAATCCTTGCAAGACCTTAGTGTTCACatgatcaaaacaaaacactatCAGAAAGTGCCTCTAAAAGAACCAATGCCAGCCCTCACCTCAAAGCTGGTACCCCCAACCAAAAAAAGAGCATTTCAAGACTTGATGTCCCCAAGCTCACCTGAGTCAGTCTCATCTGGCATACTCATGGGAGAGTCTCCCAAAGACCAAAAAATGGCTAATCCCTATGTCACCCCTAACAATCGATATGGTTACCAAAATGGTGCCAGCTATACTTGGCAGTTTGAGGCACGGAAGGCACAAATTCTTAAATGCATGGAATGTGGCAGTTCACATGATACCTTGCAACAATTGACAGCCCACATGATGGTCACGGGACACTTTCTGAAAGTCACTAATTCAGCCTCTAAAAAGGGTAAGCAGTTAGTTTTTGATCCTGTCATTGAGGAGAAAATTCAGTCCATTCCTCTGCCACCGACAACAACACGACTTCCAGCACCCAATGGGAAGTCACAGACTGACTCCCCATTGCCGCCCTCTAGCCCTGAGGACCGAAATGAGAGAGATGAAGacatggaggaagagaaaatagAACTTAGGGAAccagagaaaaaaattaaagaggagaaggaagacCCCCCTGAAAAAGATGATAAACCTAGAAAGGCTATATCTTATCAGTATTTGAGAGAGGAAGACTTGGAAGAGACACCTAAAGGTGGCTTTGACATCCTCAAGTCTTTAGAGAACACAGTTTCAAGTGCCATCAGCAAGGCCCAAACAGGTACACCAACCTGGGGTGGATACACAAGCATTCATGCCGCCTATCAGCTCCAAGGATCTTTCAGGTCTACCTTGCCCTCATCAGCACAGGTTCAACCTTtgttcagcagcaacagctTGAAGGCATTATCCTCTGATCTAGGTACTCTGATCCATTCACCAAATAGCCCCTCTCCACCTCCAAGTCACAAGAACAACGTGCTGGCCATGGAAGAGCTAGTAGCAAAAGTGACAGGGAAAAGATCagtaaagaatgaaaaagaggaaaaacctgTAGACAATAAGAGCAGGTCTGTGAAGTCACCATTGACAAATCTGAAGGATAAACGAGCTTCACCAAATCCTGACAATATCTCAAAGGTGCTGAAAACCTCTGCTGCAGAGGACCAGACTGAGTCAAGAGGTAAAGATgggcagcagacagagagaaaagtagAGAGACAAATTAAGAGTGAAGTTGATTCACCCAAAAAGCCTGTAAGCAACGGCTGCAACAACCTGAGCATCATCACAGATCACTCCCCTGAACAACCACTTGTGAACCCTCTCAGTGCTTTGCAGTCTATCATGAACAACCATTTGGGAAAAGCTTCAAAAGTGTCAACACCCTTCAGTGACCCTTTTTCAATGCTCCACAAGATCAACAGCAACTCTGCTCAGATTAAGTCAGCAGAACCTGTGAGTCAGTctcatgaggaggaggatgatcaGCCCATGGACTTGACAAAATCCAAAAACACCAATGGCAGTACCACTAAGGGTACTTCTACTTCAccacaaaacaacagcagtaaCAACAGCAAACCAGCTTTCCGGTCTTTCTCTCAGTCTTCATCGCCACCTCTGCGGGAGAATGCTTTGATGGATATTTCAGACATGGTGAAAAATCTGACTGGGCGTTTGACACCAAAGTCTACAACCCCATCTTCCATCTCTGAGAAATCTGACATTGATAGCTGTACTTTTGAGGATGGCCTGGAGGAGCTGTCTCCCATCCAGAGACGGAAAGGTAGACAGTCCAACTGGAATCCTCAACACCTCCTGATTCTCCAGGCCCAGTTTGTCTCCAGTCTTAGAGAGACTCCTGAGGGAAAGTTTGTGATTTCTGACTTGGGACCCCAGGAACGGGTCCACATCTGTAAATTCACTGGTCTCTCCATGACTACTATCTCTCATTGGCTGGCCAATGTAAAATACCAGTTGAAGCGGACAGGAGGCACAAAGTTCCTAAAAAATATCGACTCTGGTCAGCCTCTGTTTTTGTGCAGTGACTGTGCATCCCAGTTCAGGACTCCTTCCTCCTACATTCACCATTTGGAGTCCCATCTTGGGTTTACCCTGAAGGACCTCTCAAAGCTATCCATAGACTTACTAGAGCAGCAAGCGGTCAGCAGAATAGAGGACAAGACTTTCAGTCTGAGTCCCTCTGGACTCACAGAAGAAGACACTGGCTCCATTTATCAGTGCAAACTGTGCAATCGGACATTTGTGAGCAAACATGCAATCAAATTGCACCTTTGCAAAACACATGGGAAGTCACCAGAGGACCACCTCATCTTTGTGAAAGAGCTGGAAAAGTGTGACAAATAA
- the tshz1 gene encoding teashirt homolog 1 isoform X1 — MLIGVHVSKKTKGPGGGEGTSMHVREAAYGPDDELAVDKIDEEEHLQDDGLSLDGQDADYLFNDDEDGRDHYSCQNSPLSNGTNPDAGYASPLSTTSDPLVDLKTMSSSNDGQDKLEEKLEESAESINGLSLQDSLTKMKAVYANLISDASWSSIALDMLKQGNNFAASNGNGSNHKGSNGFLNSHSPGNIHAKGRCSSSNASATTNITTSSTTTRTVSSSSNSGTSVSSGSAGGLAYDWHQAALAKTLQHTPYQLLPEPSLFSTVQLYRQNNKLYGPVFTGASKFRCKDCSAAYDTLVGLTVHMNETGHYRDDNKDKEDDRSKKWSKPRKRSLLEMEGKEDAQKVLKCMYCGHSFESLQDLSVHMIKTKHYQKVPLKEPMPALTSKLVPPTKKRAFQDLMSPSSPESVSSGILMGESPKDQKMANPYVTPNNRYGYQNGASYTWQFEARKAQILKCMECGSSHDTLQQLTAHMMVTGHFLKVTNSASKKGKQLVFDPVIEEKIQSIPLPPTTTRLPAPNGKSQTDSPLPPSSPEDRNERDEDMEEEKIELREPEKKIKEEKEDPPEKDDKPRKAISYQYLREEDLEETPKGGFDILKSLENTVSSAISKAQTGTPTWGGYTSIHAAYQLQGSFRSTLPSSAQVQPLFSSNSLKALSSDLGTLIHSPNSPSPPPSHKNNVLAMEELVAKVTGKRSVKNEKEEKPVDNKSRSVKSPLTNLKDKRASPNPDNISKVLKTSAAEDQTESRGKDGQQTERKVERQIKSEVDSPKKPVSNGCNNLSIITDHSPEQPLVNPLSALQSIMNNHLGKASKVSTPFSDPFSMLHKINSNSAQIKSAEPVSQSHEEEDDQPMDLTKSKNTNGSTTKGTSTSPQNNSSNNSKPAFRSFSQSSSPPLRENALMDISDMVKNLTGRLTPKSTTPSSISEKSDIDSCTFEDGLEELSPIQRRKGRQSNWNPQHLLILQAQFVSSLRETPEGKFVISDLGPQERVHICKFTGLSMTTISHWLANVKYQLKRTGGTKFLKNIDSGQPLFLCSDCASQFRTPSSYIHHLESHLGFTLKDLSKLSIDLLEQQAVSRIEDKTFSLSPSGLTEEDTGSIYQCKLCNRTFVSKHAIKLHLCKTHGKSPEDHLIFVKELEKCDK, encoded by the coding sequence cTTATGGACCTGATGACGAACTTGCAGTGGACAAAATTGATGAAGAGGAACATCTGCAGGATGATGGCCTCTCTCTGGATGGTCAAGACGCAGACTATCTGTTCAATGACGACGAGGATGGAAGAGATCATTACAGCTGCCAAAACTCCCCACTCAGCAATGGCACTAACCCAGATGCAGGTTATGCCTCCCCACTCAGTACCACCAGTGATCCATTAGTGGACCTTAAGACCATGTCTTCCTCAAATGATGGTCAAGACAAGCTAGAGGAGAAGCTAGAGGAGAGTGCAGAGTCCATCAATGGCCTCTCACTACAGGACAGTCTGACTAAAATGAAAGCCGTCTATGCAAACCTGATCTCGGATGCCTCCTGGTCCAGCATTGCTCTGGACATGCTTAAACAAGGGAACAATTTTGCTGCTAGCAACGGTAATGGGAGCAATCACAAAGGGAGCAATGGGTTCCTGAATAGTCACAGCCCAGGGAACATCCATGCAAAAGGCAGATGTAGCAGTAGCAATGCCTCAGCCACTACTAATATTACCACCAGCAGTACCACCACGAGAACAGTGtcaagcagcagcaacagtggcACTAGTGTAAGTTCTGGCAGCGCAGGAGGATTAGCCTATGACTGGCACCAGGCAGCATTGGCCAAAACTCTACAGCATACTCCATACCAACTCCTTCCTGAGCCTAGCCTTTTCAGCACTGTGCAGCTttacagacaaaataataaGCTCTATGGCCCGGTGTTTACAGGTGCCAGTAAGTTCAGGTGCAAGGACTGCAGTGCGGCCTATGACACTTTAGTTGGCCTGACAGTGCATATGAATGAGACAGGCCATTACCGTGATGACAATAAGGATAAAGAGGATGATCGAAGCAAGAAGTGGTCCAAGCCACGCAAGCGTTCCCTGTTAGAGATGGAAGGCAAGGAAGATGCCCAGAAAGTTCTGAAATGCATGTACTGTGGCCACTCTTTTGAATCCTTGCAAGACCTTAGTGTTCACatgatcaaaacaaaacactatCAGAAAGTGCCTCTAAAAGAACCAATGCCAGCCCTCACCTCAAAGCTGGTACCCCCAACCAAAAAAAGAGCATTTCAAGACTTGATGTCCCCAAGCTCACCTGAGTCAGTCTCATCTGGCATACTCATGGGAGAGTCTCCCAAAGACCAAAAAATGGCTAATCCCTATGTCACCCCTAACAATCGATATGGTTACCAAAATGGTGCCAGCTATACTTGGCAGTTTGAGGCACGGAAGGCACAAATTCTTAAATGCATGGAATGTGGCAGTTCACATGATACCTTGCAACAATTGACAGCCCACATGATGGTCACGGGACACTTTCTGAAAGTCACTAATTCAGCCTCTAAAAAGGGTAAGCAGTTAGTTTTTGATCCTGTCATTGAGGAGAAAATTCAGTCCATTCCTCTGCCACCGACAACAACACGACTTCCAGCACCCAATGGGAAGTCACAGACTGACTCCCCATTGCCGCCCTCTAGCCCTGAGGACCGAAATGAGAGAGATGAAGacatggaggaagagaaaatagAACTTAGGGAAccagagaaaaaaattaaagaggagaaggaagacCCCCCTGAAAAAGATGATAAACCTAGAAAGGCTATATCTTATCAGTATTTGAGAGAGGAAGACTTGGAAGAGACACCTAAAGGTGGCTTTGACATCCTCAAGTCTTTAGAGAACACAGTTTCAAGTGCCATCAGCAAGGCCCAAACAGGTACACCAACCTGGGGTGGATACACAAGCATTCATGCCGCCTATCAGCTCCAAGGATCTTTCAGGTCTACCTTGCCCTCATCAGCACAGGTTCAACCTTtgttcagcagcaacagctTGAAGGCATTATCCTCTGATCTAGGTACTCTGATCCATTCACCAAATAGCCCCTCTCCACCTCCAAGTCACAAGAACAACGTGCTGGCCATGGAAGAGCTAGTAGCAAAAGTGACAGGGAAAAGATCagtaaagaatgaaaaagaggaaaaacctgTAGACAATAAGAGCAGGTCTGTGAAGTCACCATTGACAAATCTGAAGGATAAACGAGCTTCACCAAATCCTGACAATATCTCAAAGGTGCTGAAAACCTCTGCTGCAGAGGACCAGACTGAGTCAAGAGGTAAAGATgggcagcagacagagagaaaagtagAGAGACAAATTAAGAGTGAAGTTGATTCACCCAAAAAGCCTGTAAGCAACGGCTGCAACAACCTGAGCATCATCACAGATCACTCCCCTGAACAACCACTTGTGAACCCTCTCAGTGCTTTGCAGTCTATCATGAACAACCATTTGGGAAAAGCTTCAAAAGTGTCAACACCCTTCAGTGACCCTTTTTCAATGCTCCACAAGATCAACAGCAACTCTGCTCAGATTAAGTCAGCAGAACCTGTGAGTCAGTctcatgaggaggaggatgatcaGCCCATGGACTTGACAAAATCCAAAAACACCAATGGCAGTACCACTAAGGGTACTTCTACTTCAccacaaaacaacagcagtaaCAACAGCAAACCAGCTTTCCGGTCTTTCTCTCAGTCTTCATCGCCACCTCTGCGGGAGAATGCTTTGATGGATATTTCAGACATGGTGAAAAATCTGACTGGGCGTTTGACACCAAAGTCTACAACCCCATCTTCCATCTCTGAGAAATCTGACATTGATAGCTGTACTTTTGAGGATGGCCTGGAGGAGCTGTCTCCCATCCAGAGACGGAAAGGTAGACAGTCCAACTGGAATCCTCAACACCTCCTGATTCTCCAGGCCCAGTTTGTCTCCAGTCTTAGAGAGACTCCTGAGGGAAAGTTTGTGATTTCTGACTTGGGACCCCAGGAACGGGTCCACATCTGTAAATTCACTGGTCTCTCCATGACTACTATCTCTCATTGGCTGGCCAATGTAAAATACCAGTTGAAGCGGACAGGAGGCACAAAGTTCCTAAAAAATATCGACTCTGGTCAGCCTCTGTTTTTGTGCAGTGACTGTGCATCCCAGTTCAGGACTCCTTCCTCCTACATTCACCATTTGGAGTCCCATCTTGGGTTTACCCTGAAGGACCTCTCAAAGCTATCCATAGACTTACTAGAGCAGCAAGCGGTCAGCAGAATAGAGGACAAGACTTTCAGTCTGAGTCCCTCTGGACTCACAGAAGAAGACACTGGCTCCATTTATCAGTGCAAACTGTGCAATCGGACATTTGTGAGCAAACATGCAATCAAATTGCACCTTTGCAAAACACATGGGAAGTCACCAGAGGACCACCTCATCTTTGTGAAAGAGCTGGAAAAGTGTGACAAATAA